One Mesorhizobium sp. L-2-11 genomic region harbors:
- a CDS encoding histidine phosphatase family protein, whose translation MLRHAAAPGSGDPPGFRLGDCSTQRNLSEQGRAQARAIGDMFRANGISSAAVYSSQWCRCLETARLLGIGDVVPLELLNSFFGDSSAAEVRTAALLAWLRGQRFGGPTVLVTHQVNITGLTGEVPDSGEIIVVRIHDADPVQVIGQVATPA comes from the coding sequence TTGCTGCGCCATGCCGCGGCCCCAGGCTCCGGCGATCCGCCTGGCTTCAGGCTCGGTGATTGCAGCACCCAGCGGAATCTGTCGGAACAAGGTCGTGCGCAGGCCCGCGCGATCGGCGACATGTTCCGAGCGAATGGCATCTCGTCGGCAGCCGTCTATTCTAGCCAGTGGTGCCGCTGCCTGGAAACCGCTCGCCTGCTCGGGATCGGCGACGTCGTGCCTCTTGAGCTGCTCAATTCGTTCTTTGGCGACAGTTCGGCCGCAGAAGTGCGCACCGCTGCCCTTTTGGCCTGGCTTCGCGGGCAGCGTTTTGGCGGACCTACCGTGCTAGTCACGCATCAGGTCAACATCACCGGCTTGACCGGCGAGGTGCCGGACAGCGGCGAAATAATCGTCGTCCGTATTCATGATGCTGACCCCGTGCAGGTCATCGGGCAGGTTGCCACGCCGGCTTGA
- a CDS encoding VOC family protein, protein MAIDFNHTILPARDSEASAKFLAEMLGLPAPRRWGPFQMVTTENGANLDYMDTGGEIRPQHYAFLVSEAEFDEIFARIRERNLPYWADPSRTLLGEINHHDGGRGVYFEDPNGHLLEVITRQYGSGGWNP, encoded by the coding sequence ATGGCTATCGATTTCAACCATACAATACTGCCGGCCCGCGACAGCGAGGCGTCGGCAAAGTTCCTGGCCGAAATGCTTGGCCTTCCCGCGCCCAGGCGCTGGGGGCCTTTCCAGATGGTCACCACCGAAAACGGTGCCAACCTCGACTACATGGATACCGGCGGCGAAATCAGGCCGCAGCACTACGCCTTCCTGGTCAGCGAAGCCGAGTTCGACGAGATCTTTGCCAGGATTCGTGAACGGAACCTCCCGTACTGGGCTGACCCCAGCCGGACGCTGCTGGGCGAGATCAACCACCACGACGGCGGCCGCGGCGTCTATTTCGAGGACCCGAACGGTCATCTTCTCGAGGTCATTACCCGTCAGTACGGCAGCGGCGGATGGAACCCGTGA
- a CDS encoding c-type cytochrome — MLKCQVCHGKDGIAKLPDAPNIAGQKEAYLVKALMAFKAGERKNEQMTVVIKGLSDQDIADVAAYYASIRVTVQVPP, encoded by the coding sequence ATGCTGAAGTGCCAGGTCTGCCACGGCAAGGATGGCATCGCTAAGCTGCCCGACGCGCCGAATATAGCAGGGCAAAAGGAGGCCTATCTTGTCAAGGCGCTGATGGCCTTCAAGGCAGGCGAGCGCAAGAACGAGCAGATGACTGTCGTGATCAAGGGCTTGAGCGATCAGGATATAGCCGATGTCGCCGCCTATTATGCGTCGATCAGGGTCACCGTTCAGGTTCCGCCATGA